A region of Reichenbachiella carrageenanivorans DNA encodes the following proteins:
- a CDS encoding GntR family transcriptional regulator, with the protein MQKIIQHSDLSKPVYQELKSMIQEGRLLPGQKLIQEQLAVQLGVSRTPLLKALQHLEHEMLVESIPRRGMYVREISVKEMIDVYDCREAVECLAVKLIIERSSDEELAELLQVFAPFEGIAHIDADKYRKADERFHDLIIELSKNPVLKRMSGVGDVHKRVYQFGLIREPKDTLAEHMKILAAISSRDVARAVHEIRNHIALSKNILLEKQKSKNDKL; encoded by the coding sequence ATGCAAAAAATCATTCAACATAGTGATCTGAGCAAGCCAGTTTATCAAGAGCTCAAGTCGATGATACAGGAAGGGAGGTTGCTCCCTGGTCAGAAGCTTATTCAAGAGCAATTGGCTGTGCAGCTAGGGGTGAGTAGGACGCCTCTACTCAAGGCATTGCAGCACTTGGAGCATGAAATGCTGGTCGAGAGTATTCCGCGTAGAGGGATGTATGTGCGAGAGATTTCTGTCAAAGAAATGATTGATGTATATGACTGTAGAGAAGCAGTAGAATGCTTGGCCGTGAAGCTGATCATTGAGCGATCTAGTGATGAGGAGTTGGCGGAGCTATTACAGGTATTTGCCCCCTTCGAAGGCATAGCTCATATTGATGCAGATAAGTACCGCAAGGCTGATGAGAGGTTTCATGACTTGATAATAGAATTATCAAAAAACCCAGTTTTAAAAAGAATGTCTGGCGTAGGTGATGTACATAAGCGAGTCTATCAGTTTGGATTGATAAGAGAGCCGAAGGACACGCTTGCGGAGCATATGAAAATATTGGCTGCGATCTCAAGTCGGGATGTAGCAAGGGCGGTTCATGAGATTCGTAATCATATAGCATTATCAAAGAATATTTTATTGGAAAAACAAAAAAGTAAAAATGACAAATTATAA
- a CDS encoding cyclase family protein, with protein sequence MLDLSKYIVHDLTHTLSDKIAGFSEKSACTMSVEGWNAKTLTIYSHAGTHMDAPFHFEVNEITIDQIRPDQLMGRAWVLDVPVTKPSQLIHLEDVEKQVVSVEIGDSLLFRTNWSSNYEQANYKTELPRLSKELSEWCVEKQIKMIGVEPLSVADVGNLAEVTEIHQLLLGGGITIIEGVAGLDKIIAPVVYLIALPLKIGHGDGAPARVIALEEKA encoded by the coding sequence ATGTTGGATCTTTCAAAATATATCGTACATGATCTCACGCATACACTGAGTGATAAAATTGCTGGTTTCTCAGAGAAATCAGCTTGTACCATGTCGGTAGAAGGATGGAACGCCAAAACATTGACCATCTACTCGCATGCAGGTACACACATGGATGCTCCATTTCATTTTGAGGTGAATGAGATCACGATTGATCAAATAAGACCAGATCAGCTGATGGGTAGAGCGTGGGTACTAGATGTGCCAGTTACGAAGCCTAGCCAATTGATTCATCTGGAAGATGTGGAGAAACAGGTGGTCAGTGTTGAAATTGGGGATAGTTTACTTTTTCGGACGAATTGGTCTAGTAATTATGAACAAGCCAATTATAAAACAGAGCTACCAAGGCTGAGTAAAGAACTGTCGGAGTGGTGTGTGGAGAAGCAAATCAAAATGATAGGAGTAGAGCCGTTGTCTGTGGCAGATGTGGGTAACCTTGCAGAGGTAACGGAAATCCATCAGCTATTGTTAGGTGGTGGTATTACGATCATTGAAGGAGTCGCTGGTTTGGACAAAATCATAGCCCCAGTAGTCTATCTGATCGCATTGCCTCTTAAAATAGGCCATGGAGATGGTGCCCCTGCTAGAGTGATTGCCTTGGAAGAAAAAGCATAA
- a CDS encoding Gfo/Idh/MocA family protein, translating into MKKYKGVAVGAGYFSHFQYEAWDRIPEVAIVAICNRSLESGQAIQQKYNIPKHYTDYKEMIDAERPDFIDIITPPESHLEICEYAATRGIHIICQKPLAPNLAEAIALVQLVKATGVRFMVHENWRFQPWYREMKRLLDADILGQVHTVYFRSRMGDGWGENAYIPRQPYFRNYPRLLIYENGIHFIDTFRYLFGEVCRVNARVRKLNPVIAGEDWANVQFEFDNGLFATWDASRYNEPNYPDSRYTFGEMLLEGMQGTLRLYPDGRLTIQKLGKPEEQHDYVHENTNFSGDCVYHTQRHFIDGLITASEFETNGDDYLKSLTVQEMIYQSAEANMPIEVSHHDTLKKHLSNPLKSIS; encoded by the coding sequence ATGAAAAAATATAAAGGGGTAGCTGTTGGGGCTGGGTATTTCAGCCATTTTCAATATGAAGCTTGGGATCGAATCCCAGAGGTAGCCATCGTAGCTATTTGTAATCGTAGCCTAGAGAGTGGACAAGCGATTCAGCAGAAATACAACATACCTAAGCATTATACAGATTACAAAGAAATGATAGACGCAGAGCGTCCTGATTTTATAGATATCATTACGCCTCCTGAGTCTCATTTAGAAATTTGTGAATATGCCGCCACCAGAGGTATTCACATCATTTGTCAGAAACCACTAGCACCGAATCTTGCAGAAGCTATTGCACTGGTACAGCTGGTCAAGGCTACTGGTGTGCGATTTATGGTGCACGAAAATTGGCGTTTTCAACCTTGGTATAGAGAGATGAAACGTCTTTTGGATGCCGACATTTTAGGTCAAGTCCATACCGTTTATTTTAGAAGTAGAATGGGAGATGGCTGGGGCGAAAATGCCTACATCCCAAGACAACCCTATTTTAGAAATTATCCTCGATTGCTGATTTATGAAAATGGCATTCATTTTATCGACACTTTTAGGTATTTGTTTGGAGAGGTGTGTCGGGTAAACGCTCGGGTAAGAAAACTGAACCCTGTGATAGCTGGTGAAGATTGGGCTAATGTGCAATTTGAGTTCGATAATGGACTTTTTGCGACATGGGACGCTAGCCGATACAACGAACCTAACTACCCAGATAGTAGATATACTTTTGGTGAAATGCTACTTGAAGGGATGCAAGGTACACTTCGGCTTTATCCTGATGGGCGATTGACCATACAGAAATTGGGCAAACCCGAAGAACAACATGACTATGTACATGAAAACACCAACTTTTCGGGAGATTGTGTCTACCACACCCAGCGTCATTTTATAGATGGTCTGATTACGGCTTCCGAATTCGAAACCAATGGAGATGATTACCTGAAATCATTGACGGTGCAAGAAATGATTTATCAATCAGCGGAGGCTAATATGCCAATAGAAGTGAGCCATCATGACACACTAAAAAAACACCTGTCGAATCCTTTGAAATCTATCTCATGA
- a CDS encoding FecR family protein gives MKRDNIYVIISRHLANSQDKEDEQILQEWVNSSEKNREIYEGIKNHWQAPTQMKVARYKTNELKNSLWEETIGKNASFQKPKETKQYALVMKIAASLILIAGLAIMSIQYLDQPDRIASPVMVTKSNIDGVKTKIHLKDGTVVQLNSDSQIAYAREFSDTARTIWLEGEAFFNVAKSQKPFYVICDNIKVRALGTSFNVYGHTVGDQTIVSLSTGKVSVTNMESPATQKVFLDPGQQVTYDKEKKALSAVEAFDPVMANGWKDGVLSFNQAALKEIIQKLSRWYGVSIQLENNPSSVLTYTGSFERQSLHSVLTSMGYVNGFQFEIEGKNVQLKFDAYEN, from the coding sequence ATGAAAAGAGACAACATATATGTGATTATATCTAGGCATTTAGCCAATAGCCAAGATAAAGAAGATGAGCAGATCCTACAGGAATGGGTGAACTCAAGTGAGAAGAATAGGGAAATATATGAAGGAATAAAGAACCATTGGCAAGCACCTACCCAAATGAAAGTGGCACGGTACAAAACCAATGAATTGAAAAACAGCCTATGGGAAGAGACCATAGGCAAGAATGCCAGTTTTCAAAAACCAAAAGAAACCAAGCAGTATGCACTGGTGATGAAAATTGCTGCCTCACTGATATTAATTGCAGGGCTTGCCATCATGAGCATTCAATATCTAGACCAGCCTGACCGCATCGCATCTCCCGTCATGGTGACAAAGAGCAATATCGACGGGGTGAAAACTAAAATTCATCTAAAAGATGGTACTGTGGTTCAGCTCAATTCGGATAGTCAAATAGCCTATGCACGAGAGTTTTCGGACACTGCCCGAACCATATGGCTAGAAGGCGAGGCTTTTTTCAATGTAGCGAAAAGTCAGAAGCCATTTTATGTGATATGCGACAATATAAAAGTGAGAGCTCTCGGTACGTCATTCAATGTATATGGCCATACTGTAGGGGATCAGACGATCGTGAGCCTATCTACAGGCAAGGTCTCTGTGACCAATATGGAGTCGCCTGCTACCCAGAAGGTATTTTTAGACCCAGGTCAGCAAGTGACTTATGATAAAGAAAAGAAAGCCTTATCTGCCGTAGAGGCCTTTGATCCTGTGATGGCTAATGGCTGGAAAGACGGTGTTTTGAGCTTTAATCAGGCGGCGTTAAAAGAGATCATACAGAAACTATCGAGGTGGTATGGTGTGTCTATCCAGCTCGAAAATAACCCAAGTAGTGTATTGACTTATACAGGGTCTTTTGAACGACAGTCTCTACACAGTGTACTGACTAGTATGGGGTATGTCAATGGATTCCAGTTTGAAATAGAAGGTAAAAATGTACAACTAAAATTTGATGCTTATGAGAATTGA
- a CDS encoding MFS transporter, protein MSYFPVRYKLVISTFSLTLLLYIDRVGISAAKGFIGKDLGLSDPQLGWVMSAFALGYALFQVPAGLMSDKYGPRRVIAWIVSVWSFFTLATGLAWNFVTMLIVRFLFGAGEAGAFPGISRANLTWIPLRERGVVTGINFSGSRLGAAFAFPLITWVIASFGWRWSFYLMGGIGLVWAYFWYEWFRDMPEEHAGVSEAEKKMIVEQRQAIDQIQVKSLPISTLLKSTNLWLAMAQYFSSNFIFFFCLTWMLPYLAERFQVTALEASVYSMFPLICGAFGNWFSGWLVDRIYKSGHWRRSRSIPAIIGFVLVGIGVLVILSSSSIVIAVAGLSVAVFGADMTLSPSWSFCMDVGKANAGAVSGAMNMAGNVGSFVTAILFPYLIKWTGTADTFFIISGVFVAIAILAWLLMNPSKSILNEKI, encoded by the coding sequence ATGAGCTATTTTCCGGTTAGATATAAGCTAGTCATATCCACTTTTTCACTCACTTTATTACTGTATATAGACCGAGTAGGTATATCTGCGGCTAAAGGTTTTATAGGTAAAGATTTGGGTTTGTCTGACCCTCAATTGGGCTGGGTCATGTCAGCTTTTGCATTGGGCTATGCGTTGTTTCAAGTGCCTGCGGGATTGATGTCCGACAAGTATGGGCCTCGACGAGTAATTGCGTGGATTGTCTCGGTATGGTCATTTTTTACTTTGGCTACGGGACTGGCTTGGAATTTTGTTACCATGCTTATCGTTCGTTTTCTTTTTGGAGCAGGCGAAGCGGGTGCATTTCCAGGGATCTCTAGAGCCAACCTGACTTGGATACCTCTTCGGGAGCGAGGGGTAGTCACAGGCATCAATTTTTCGGGCTCAAGATTGGGAGCGGCTTTTGCCTTTCCGCTGATCACTTGGGTGATTGCTAGTTTTGGTTGGCGGTGGAGTTTCTATTTGATGGGGGGGATAGGCTTGGTTTGGGCGTACTTTTGGTATGAGTGGTTTCGCGACATGCCAGAGGAGCATGCAGGAGTGAGTGAGGCTGAAAAAAAAATGATTGTGGAGCAAAGGCAAGCAATAGATCAGATACAGGTCAAGTCACTGCCCATCAGCACCTTGCTCAAGTCTACGAATCTTTGGTTGGCCATGGCACAATATTTCAGTAGCAATTTCATTTTCTTCTTTTGCCTTACGTGGATGTTGCCTTACCTGGCAGAGCGTTTTCAGGTGACAGCCTTGGAGGCCAGTGTGTATTCGATGTTTCCCCTGATCTGTGGGGCATTCGGCAACTGGTTTTCTGGCTGGTTGGTAGATAGAATATACAAAAGTGGGCACTGGCGGAGGTCCCGTTCTATTCCAGCCATTATTGGGTTTGTTTTAGTGGGCATTGGCGTATTGGTCATATTGTCGTCGTCTTCTATTGTAATCGCCGTAGCCGGACTGTCGGTTGCTGTATTTGGGGCAGATATGACTTTGAGTCCCTCTTGGTCCTTTTGTATGGATGTAGGCAAGGCCAATGCAGGAGCAGTCTCTGGGGCTATGAATATGGCCGGAAATGTAGGCTCATTTGTCACGGCCATACTATTTCCATATCTAATCAAGTGGACGGGTACTGCGGACACGTTCTTTATCATTTCAGGTGTGTTTGTAGCGATTGCCATATTGGCTTGGCTACTGATGAATCCTTCAAAATCTATATTGAATGAAAAAATATAA
- a CDS encoding sigma-70 family RNA polymerase sigma factor has protein sequence MIDIDETWKLICVKKDKKSYDLFFDHFYPKLFNFSLSYVKCSLGAEEVVSDVFYSLLSDTKKQQEIKRVSAYLYISVKNKSLNWLRDRKRNLTIALDETTEYRLYDHTPFQHVKDRQVFDVLEEKVKELPAQRQMVYRLLREDGFYIDEVSELLGISHRTVEKHLELATKDLCLALKDFLQNQRHHPKIRKMFPRGLAQFF, from the coding sequence ATGATCGACATAGACGAAACTTGGAAATTGATTTGCGTGAAGAAAGACAAAAAGTCTTATGACTTGTTTTTCGACCATTTTTATCCGAAACTTTTCAATTTTAGCTTGAGCTATGTCAAGTGTTCACTTGGAGCCGAGGAAGTGGTTTCGGATGTCTTTTATAGCCTATTGAGCGACACAAAAAAGCAACAGGAAATAAAAAGGGTCAGTGCCTATCTATACATTAGTGTCAAAAACAAGAGCCTAAACTGGCTGAGGGATCGTAAGAGAAACTTAACAATCGCACTAGATGAAACGACTGAATACAGGCTGTATGACCATACCCCCTTCCAACACGTCAAAGACAGGCAGGTCTTTGACGTGTTGGAAGAAAAAGTAAAAGAACTGCCTGCTCAGCGTCAGATGGTCTACAGACTCCTGCGTGAAGATGGTTTTTATATAGATGAGGTGTCTGAGCTCTTAGGGATATCCCACCGAACCGTTGAAAAACACTTAGAGCTCGCTACCAAAGATCTTTGCCTTGCACTCAAAGATTTTTTGCAAAATCAAAGACATCATCCCAAAATCCGTAAGATGTTTCCTCGTGGTCTGGCCCAATTTTTTTAA
- a CDS encoding SDR family oxidoreductase: MKKLENKVAVITGGGGVLCSTMAEHLATLGCQVAILDLNKSNAQKVADVITEKGGKAIGVEANVLNKESLVKAKEEINQKLGSCDILVNGAGGNHPKGTTSKTHFELADLESNEEMTTFFDLDPEGIKFVFELNFIGTLLPCQIFAQDMLNKTGCTIINISSMNAFTPLTKIPAYSGAKAAISNFTQWLAVHFSKVGIRVNALAPGFFLTEQNRRLLTEEDGSLTPRGNTIIEHTPMGKFGEPEDLTGTLEWLCGSGSSFVTGVTIPIDGGFSAFSGV, from the coding sequence ATGAAGAAATTGGAAAACAAAGTTGCTGTAATTACTGGAGGCGGAGGAGTGCTCTGCAGCACTATGGCCGAACACCTAGCCACCCTTGGATGCCAAGTAGCCATCTTGGATTTGAACAAATCAAATGCTCAAAAAGTAGCTGACGTCATCACTGAAAAGGGAGGGAAAGCCATTGGTGTAGAAGCCAACGTACTCAACAAAGAAAGCTTGGTCAAAGCCAAAGAAGAAATCAATCAAAAGCTAGGCAGCTGCGATATCTTAGTAAACGGTGCAGGCGGAAACCACCCCAAAGGCACCACGAGCAAAACGCACTTCGAACTTGCCGACCTAGAAAGCAACGAGGAAATGACTACCTTCTTCGACCTCGACCCAGAAGGCATCAAGTTTGTTTTCGAACTCAACTTTATAGGCACGCTCCTGCCCTGTCAGATTTTTGCACAGGACATGCTCAACAAAACTGGCTGTACCATCATCAACATCTCGTCGATGAATGCCTTCACGCCACTCACCAAAATACCAGCCTACAGTGGCGCCAAAGCAGCCATATCCAACTTTACGCAATGGTTAGCTGTCCATTTCTCGAAGGTAGGTATCAGAGTAAATGCGCTTGCTCCTGGTTTTTTCTTAACTGAACAAAACAGAAGACTATTGACCGAAGAAGACGGCAGCCTCACTCCTCGTGGCAACACGATCATCGAACACACCCCCATGGGAAAATTCGGAGAGCCTGAGGATCTAACAGGCACACTCGAATGGCTCTGCGGCAGTGGATCGTCATTTGTGACGGGAGTTACTATTCCTATAGATGGAGGATTTAGCGCATTTAGCGGAGTTTAA
- a CDS encoding GntR family transcriptional regulator, with product MEHLELVDRVYTAVKQMIFDQELQQGQKIIQEKLAAELGVSRSPLLKALQRLESEMLVESIPRRGMYVKSVDLDEVKDVFECRAVLEGLSARLTARHITDDQIQILKACFSNFVGKKNINIEAYASADREFHAYILEWSGNKAIAHLEMLSNIHLKAFQAGLLRQPEETLPEHLSIIAALESKDEVKAELQMRQHIEQSLLAFNAKADN from the coding sequence GTGGAACATTTAGAATTAGTAGATCGAGTATATACTGCAGTCAAACAAATGATATTTGACCAAGAACTTCAACAAGGTCAGAAAATCATTCAAGAAAAATTAGCTGCAGAATTGGGCGTGAGTAGAAGCCCATTGCTCAAAGCCCTACAACGCCTAGAGTCTGAAATGCTTGTAGAGAGTATTCCACGACGAGGTATGTATGTAAAATCTGTAGACCTAGACGAAGTCAAAGATGTGTTTGAATGCAGAGCTGTACTCGAAGGGCTTTCGGCCAGACTCACCGCTCGCCACATTACCGACGATCAGATTCAAATACTGAAAGCATGCTTTTCCAATTTCGTAGGCAAAAAAAACATAAACATTGAAGCATACGCCTCAGCTGATCGCGAGTTTCATGCCTATATTCTTGAATGGAGTGGAAATAAAGCAATAGCACATTTAGAAATGTTGAGTAACATTCATCTGAAAGCATTTCAGGCTGGATTACTTAGGCAGCCTGAGGAGACATTACCCGAGCACTTGAGCATCATAGCAGCTCTGGAGAGTAAAGATGAAGTAAAAGCAGAGCTTCAAATGCGCCAACACATCGAACAATCCTTATTAGCATTTAATGCAAAAGCAGACAACTAA
- a CDS encoding tartrate dehydrogenase, translating to MTNYKIAVIPGDGIGHEIVPAGLEVLLAAGKKYGYSLDTENFSYGAGYYLKHGKFMPEDGLEKLKAFDAVFFGSVGLPGVDDTLPAKDYTFKVRTSFQQYVNYRPVRVYPGVTSPLRSTTPFDFVVVRENTEGEFVQIGNQYLPDEENGMGVDTSIFTRKGIERIAHYAFQLARKRRKKVTHVTKSNTLINSLSYWDRVIKEVAAQYPDVAHDQMYIDNASASFVLKPEVFDVVLTTNLFGDILSDLGGAIMGSLGLGGAGNINPEKDFPSMFEPIHGSAPDIAGQNIANPLGQIWSGVLMLEHLGEHEAAAGIMAAVDRTTTGGVLSADLGGTAKTDEIAQAVIANL from the coding sequence ATGACAAATTATAAAATCGCCGTGATACCAGGAGATGGAATTGGGCATGAAATCGTTCCTGCTGGGCTTGAGGTATTGTTGGCCGCAGGCAAAAAATATGGGTATTCGCTTGATACAGAAAATTTCAGCTATGGTGCTGGTTATTATTTAAAGCATGGCAAGTTTATGCCTGAAGATGGGCTGGAGAAGCTCAAGGCATTTGATGCAGTTTTTTTTGGTTCAGTAGGTTTGCCTGGTGTAGACGATACTTTGCCTGCCAAAGATTATACTTTCAAGGTGAGGACTTCTTTTCAGCAATATGTGAACTACCGTCCGGTAAGAGTCTATCCTGGCGTGACAAGCCCACTCAGATCCACCACACCTTTTGACTTTGTGGTGGTAAGAGAAAATACCGAAGGTGAGTTTGTGCAAATTGGGAACCAATACCTGCCAGACGAAGAAAATGGCATGGGTGTAGATACTAGTATTTTTACTAGAAAGGGAATCGAAAGAATCGCACATTATGCTTTTCAATTAGCAAGAAAGAGAAGAAAGAAAGTAACCCACGTGACCAAATCAAATACTTTGATCAATAGCTTGTCTTATTGGGATAGAGTAATCAAAGAAGTAGCAGCTCAGTACCCTGATGTGGCACATGATCAAATGTACATAGACAATGCGAGTGCTTCATTTGTACTCAAGCCAGAGGTGTTTGATGTGGTACTTACTACCAATTTATTTGGAGATATTCTGAGTGATTTGGGTGGAGCTATTATGGGGAGCTTGGGTCTTGGTGGCGCTGGCAATATCAACCCAGAAAAAGACTTCCCCTCTATGTTTGAGCCGATACATGGATCAGCACCAGATATAGCAGGTCAAAATATAGCCAATCCATTAGGGCAGATTTGGTCGGGAGTTTTGATGTTGGAGCATCTGGGTGAGCACGAGGCCGCTGCCGGAATCATGGCAGCAGTGGATCGCACCACTACAGGGGGTGTGTTGTCTGCGGATCTGGGTGGCACAGCCAAGACAGATGAGATAGCTCAAGCGGTGATTGCTAACCTTTGA
- a CDS encoding class II fructose-bisphosphate aldolase, which yields MLANTLELLKSAQNGGYALGAFNIYNMEGLTAVIQAAEVLNSPVMVQLHPITIEWNQGRIVPACIEAAKAAEVPVSIHLDHSQSVAAIDVALQKGMNSIMADGSDLSFEDNLKFTKSIVDKARQFGAIVEGEFGKLAGEEDGLSVEVYEAKMTNPDLAAEYVLKTGVSSLAVCIGNVHGKYANEPNLDFERLKAIRKNVDVPLVLHGASGVPADMVRESIALGVCKFNVNTEIRTAYMDAVREVITNSMKPDVMPIIQLVVERMTEVIKQKIVLFQSDGKA from the coding sequence ATGTTAGCTAATACATTAGAATTACTGAAATCGGCTCAAAACGGAGGATATGCCTTGGGTGCTTTTAATATTTATAATATGGAGGGACTGACAGCAGTCATTCAAGCAGCCGAAGTACTTAATAGTCCTGTGATGGTTCAGTTGCATCCGATCACTATTGAGTGGAACCAGGGGCGAATTGTCCCAGCCTGTATCGAGGCAGCCAAAGCAGCTGAGGTGCCTGTTTCTATACATTTAGATCATAGCCAGAGTGTAGCCGCTATAGATGTGGCATTACAAAAAGGGATGAATTCGATCATGGCTGATGGTTCGGATTTGTCATTCGAAGACAATTTAAAGTTTACTAAATCGATAGTAGATAAAGCTCGACAGTTTGGAGCGATCGTAGAAGGAGAGTTTGGAAAATTAGCAGGGGAGGAAGATGGCTTGTCTGTAGAAGTTTATGAAGCTAAAATGACTAATCCTGATTTGGCTGCAGAATATGTGCTTAAAACGGGTGTAAGTAGTTTGGCTGTATGTATTGGCAATGTGCATGGCAAATATGCCAATGAGCCCAATTTGGATTTTGAAAGACTAAAAGCGATTAGAAAAAATGTAGACGTGCCTTTGGTTTTGCACGGAGCTTCTGGAGTGCCTGCCGATATGGTACGAGAATCTATTGCCTTGGGCGTTTGTAAATTTAATGTGAATACAGAAATTCGGACGGCCTATATGGATGCCGTACGCGAAGTCATAACCAATAGCATGAAGCCCGATGTGATGCCTATCATCCAGCTTGTGGTAGAGAGAATGACTGAAGTGATTAAGCAAAAGATTGTTTTATTTCAGTCAGATGGCAAAGCATAA
- a CDS encoding four-carbon acid sugar kinase family protein, with product MGQILDHIIDFPPEDCTVTGEQIDALRGDQVVVVLDDDPTGTQSVHDVFILTEWSKEDLRWAFSHEVFYILTNSRSLDAAHAFALVSQICENVKSVAHELGKSFLVVTRGDSTLRGHFQAETSAVKQAVGQPDALTVFAPVFFEGHRVTVNNGHYIREGQQLIPVSETPFAQDMTFGYASSNLYEYVEEKSLYAPEEIFDLSISEIRQQTIEELAQKIFDYKSKKVLIINALVLADLSKAVAGILRAQQKGVQLMIRSGASMVSTLAGIRPKALLGEQDFSVGQVGGVIVVGSYVPKTTAQLNFLTQNHPLEQIEIDVNQLLINESEIVAQAAVKLNKAVSEGRDCVMYTSRALVSGEDGDASLSIVNQVSNGVISILNSLEETPAFVIAKGGITSSEVATKVLGIKRAKVLGQILPGIPVWELGSETKFPQIPFIVFPGNVGEEESLGEAYKKLKPTNA from the coding sequence ATGGGTCAAATACTGGATCATATCATAGATTTTCCTCCCGAAGACTGCACAGTAACTGGTGAACAGATCGACGCATTGAGAGGCGATCAGGTAGTGGTGGTGCTGGACGACGACCCTACAGGCACACAGTCTGTACACGATGTTTTTATATTGACCGAATGGTCTAAAGAAGACCTAAGATGGGCTTTTTCACATGAGGTTTTTTATATACTCACCAATTCTCGGAGTTTGGATGCTGCTCATGCCTTTGCTTTAGTTTCTCAAATTTGTGAAAACGTAAAAAGCGTTGCTCATGAGCTAGGTAAGTCATTTCTCGTAGTCACTAGAGGAGACAGTACGCTCCGAGGGCATTTTCAAGCTGAGACTTCGGCTGTGAAACAAGCCGTTGGGCAGCCAGATGCCCTTACGGTTTTTGCGCCTGTCTTTTTCGAAGGGCATAGAGTGACGGTGAATAATGGACACTATATCAGAGAGGGGCAGCAGCTGATTCCTGTATCCGAAACACCATTTGCTCAGGATATGACTTTTGGCTATGCATCGAGCAATCTTTATGAATATGTGGAGGAAAAGAGTCTCTATGCTCCAGAAGAAATTTTTGATCTCAGTATTTCAGAGATTAGGCAGCAGACCATAGAAGAACTAGCTCAAAAGATATTTGATTATAAGTCGAAAAAAGTACTCATCATCAATGCTTTAGTACTTGCAGACCTTAGCAAGGCAGTCGCAGGGATTTTGCGAGCACAGCAGAAAGGGGTACAATTGATGATTAGGTCTGGCGCCAGTATGGTGTCTACATTGGCTGGTATCAGGCCAAAGGCTCTTCTCGGAGAGCAGGATTTTAGTGTAGGGCAGGTAGGGGGAGTGATCGTGGTAGGTTCCTATGTTCCTAAAACAACTGCACAGTTGAATTTTTTGACACAAAATCACCCATTAGAACAAATTGAAATTGATGTAAATCAACTTTTGATAAATGAATCAGAAATAGTCGCCCAGGCTGCAGTAAAGCTAAACAAAGCGGTGTCTGAAGGTAGAGATTGTGTGATGTATACCAGTAGAGCACTAGTATCGGGAGAGGATGGAGATGCAAGCCTATCTATTGTAAACCAAGTGTCTAATGGTGTCATCTCTATACTCAATAGCCTAGAGGAGACACCCGCTTTTGTGATTGCCAAGGGAGGTATCACGTCGAGCGAGGTAGCTACTAAGGTATTGGGTATAAAACGAGCCAAAGTACTCGGACAGATATTGCCTGGTATTCCCGTGTGGGAATTAGGATCAGAGACCAAGTTTCCTCAAATCCCATTTATAGTATTTCCTGGCAATGTCGGTGAAGAAGAATCGCTAGGAGAAGCGTATAAAAAATTAAAACCTACAAACGCATGA